From the genome of Streptomyces sp. JH34:
GTTCCTTCCCCGCGTTCTTGGCGGCCGCCGCGGCGGGGTCGGCCAGCGCCGCCCCGTCCCCGCCGCCCAGGAGGTTCGTGCCCGACCACGCGCGCACCGGCAGCGCGCGCTGGACGAACATCGGCGCGAGCACGGAGCGCAGCAGTGTCTGGCCCGTCTTGCCGTCGCGTCCGGCGTGGGGCAGTCCGCAGGAGTCGACGGCGTCCTGGAGGTGCGGGCTGCGCAGGCCGGTGGACGGGGTGAAGTTGACGTAGGGGCAGCCGGCGCGGAGTGCGGCCGCCGCGTAGAGGGAGCTGGCGGGCAGTCGGGAGTCGTCCTCGCCCGGGGCGGGTTCCGTCGAGGCGACGTTGATGACGACCGTGCGGGCCAGTCGGTGGCGTCGGGTGAAGTCCTGGATGTCCTCGGCGAAGGCCGCGACGAGTTCCTCGTCGGTTCGGGTGTCGCCGGGGAGGGGGCCGCCGAGGCGGATCTCCTCGTCGGCGGCGGCGAGTTCGGAACCCACTGCCGAGGGAAGGCCGTGCGGGAGCACTCCCCCGGCCGCGAGGGCCTCGGCCCGCTTGGGCAGCGGGCAGTCGAGGGTGTCGTGGCCGCCGAAGACGAGGGAGGTCAGCGGGGGCAGCCCGGCGCCGTGGAAGGGTGGTGTCTCGGTGACCATGCCGGTCGGCGGGTGGAGCCCTGCCGCGACGGCCGCGCACCCCGCGGTGGCGGTGGTGGCGACGGAGCCGCGTGCTCCGATGAACCAGACTCCGGTACGAACGGCGTGTGCGGTCACGGGCTGCCTCCCAGGGCGGATGAAGAGGGGTGGTGGGGCGGCGGGCGGGGAGGAGTCGCACTTCCCCCGCCCGCCGCCTTCGCAGGAGGTGGCCGCCCTACGTGGAGGGCAGTTCCTTCAGCTGGATGTCGCGGAACGACACCTGGTCGTCGGCTCCGTGGTTCTGGAGACCGATGTAGCCGTTCCTGAGGCTGCGGA
Proteins encoded in this window:
- a CDS encoding inositol-3-phosphate synthase — protein: MTAHAVRTGVWFIGARGSVATTATAGCAAVAAGLHPPTGMVTETPPFHGAGLPPLTSLVFGGHDTLDCPLPKRAEALAAGGVLPHGLPSAVGSELAAADEEIRLGGPLPGDTRTDEELVAAFAEDIQDFTRRHRLARTVVINVASTEPAPGEDDSRLPASSLYAAAALRAGCPYVNFTPSTGLRSPHLQDAVDSCGLPHAGRDGKTGQTLLRSVLAPMFVQRALPVRAWSGTNLLGGGDGAALADPAAAAAKNAGKERVLADTLGCAPEGEVHIDDVPAMGDWKTAWDHIAFDGFLGSRMILQTIWQGCDSALAAPLVLDLARLLARAHETGLTGPLPGLGFYFKDPDGGPAGLPEQYQELLAFAERLRAAR